From a region of the Deltaproteobacteria bacterium genome:
- a CDS encoding efflux RND transporter periplasmic adaptor subunit, giving the protein MANPNPERHERLRADLESLRLDRGAPPAPRKPSGTRRRPIWIAVTVGLLAVAALGTWSVLGRAPTVTVAYATMSAPGQAGPAPVLSGSGYIVTGDRYVSIGVRVPGRIDHYFVEEGQNVRKGDPLVQIDDRDYRAAMTRTEAGLAVARANLNLADADLARGRALHQQAVISKQELDVFENKAAVARATIAQIEAELAQAKVNLEYTTLHAPTDGVVLAKLKEVGEIAVPGGFAGSGDLIRLANLTDMRAQVDVNEADLNRVHMGQAAQVTPDAFSDAHYAAQVVKLYPQVDRQKGTLRIEVHILQPDARLLPDMSARITFLAEATAQEVEKPAVLVPAAAVRRDSQGSLFVWVVSDERAHRTPIETAGEVGDRTRVTSGLKGGEAIVVSDDAAVRDGGRVRLAG; this is encoded by the coding sequence ATGGCGAACCCCAATCCGGAACGACACGAACGACTGCGCGCTGACTTGGAATCGCTGCGACTCGATCGTGGCGCGCCGCCGGCGCCGCGCAAACCGAGCGGCACGCGTCGCCGTCCCATTTGGATCGCGGTGACCGTTGGGTTGCTTGCTGTCGCCGCGCTTGGCACCTGGTCCGTGCTCGGGCGCGCGCCGACGGTCACCGTCGCCTATGCCACGATGTCGGCTCCGGGCCAAGCCGGGCCGGCCCCGGTGCTGTCGGGTTCCGGTTACATCGTCACCGGCGATCGCTACGTATCGATCGGCGTCCGCGTCCCCGGCCGCATCGACCACTACTTCGTCGAAGAGGGGCAGAACGTCCGCAAAGGCGATCCGCTCGTCCAAATTGATGACCGCGACTATCGTGCCGCAATGACGCGCACCGAAGCCGGTCTTGCGGTCGCGCGCGCGAACCTCAACTTGGCCGACGCCGATTTGGCGCGCGGCCGCGCCCTCCATCAGCAAGCGGTGATCTCGAAACAAGAACTCGATGTCTTCGAGAACAAGGCAGCGGTGGCGCGTGCCACCATCGCGCAAATCGAAGCCGAGCTGGCGCAGGCAAAGGTCAACCTCGAGTACACCACACTGCACGCCCCGACCGACGGCGTGGTGTTGGCGAAGTTGAAGGAAGTGGGCGAGATCGCCGTGCCCGGCGGGTTCGCGGGTTCCGGCGACTTGATCCGCTTGGCCAACCTCACCGACATGCGCGCCCAAGTCGACGTCAACGAGGCCGACCTCAATCGCGTCCATATGGGCCAAGCCGCGCAAGTGACGCCGGACGCATTTTCCGACGCGCACTACGCGGCACAGGTGGTGAAACTCTACCCACAAGTCGATCGGCAGAAGGGCACGCTGCGCATCGAGGTCCACATCCTGCAGCCCGACGCGCGCCTGCTGCCCGACATGAGCGCGCGCATCACCTTTCTCGCCGAGGCGACAGCGCAGGAGGTGGAGAAGCCGGCTGTGCTGGTGCCCGCGGCGGCCGTGCGACGCGATTCGCAGGGAAGTCTGTTCGTGTGGGTGGTGAGTGACGAACGCGCGCATCGCACGCCGATCGAAACCGCCGGCGAAGTCGGCGATCGCACCCGCGTCACCAGCGGCCTCAAGGGTGGTGAAGCAATCGTGGTGTCAGACGATGCCGCTGTGCGCGACGGCGGTCGTGTGCGCTTGGCCGGCTGA
- a CDS encoding ABC transporter ATP-binding protein, with translation MIDVRNVSRSYHRNADEVHALDNVSVHIEAGHFVAFMGPSGSGKSTLLNLISGIDRPNSGDVLVVGQRLNDLSEDELAHWRARHVGLIFQFFNLIPVLSARDNVALPLLLTPLKKAERARRAETALRVVGLDHRMDHSPRTLSGGEQQRVAIARAIVTDPDLIVADEPTGDLDARNAEDILALLRQLKNDFGKTIVMVTHDSRALRFVDDALHLDKGVLLEGEDADRAAEAIRIAAGGAARQ, from the coding sequence ATGATCGACGTCAGAAACGTCTCCCGTTCCTACCACCGCAACGCGGATGAGGTGCACGCGCTCGACAACGTGAGCGTGCACATCGAAGCGGGGCACTTCGTGGCGTTCATGGGGCCGTCGGGCTCGGGCAAATCGACCCTGCTCAATCTCATCTCCGGCATCGACCGGCCGAACTCAGGTGACGTGCTCGTCGTCGGGCAGCGACTGAACGACCTCAGCGAAGACGAACTCGCCCACTGGCGCGCCCGCCACGTCGGCCTGATCTTTCAGTTCTTCAACCTGATCCCAGTGCTGTCGGCGCGCGACAATGTGGCGCTGCCGCTGTTGTTGACTCCGCTGAAGAAGGCCGAGCGCGCGCGGCGAGCGGAGACGGCGCTGCGTGTGGTCGGCCTCGATCATCGGATGGATCACTCGCCGCGCACGCTCTCGGGCGGCGAACAACAACGCGTGGCGATTGCGCGCGCCATCGTCACCGACCCCGATCTGATCGTCGCGGATGAACCGACCGGCGATCTCGATGCCCGCAACGCCGAGGACATTCTGGCGCTGCTGCGGCAACTCAAGAACGATTTCGGCAAGACCATCGTCATGGTCACTCACGACTCCCGCGCGTTGCGCTTCGTCGACGATGCGTTGCACCTCGACAAGGGCGTATTGCTCGAAGGTGAAGACGCGGACCGCGCGGCGGAAGCGATTCGCATCGCCGCCGGCGGCGCCGCGCGACAATAG
- a CDS encoding ABC transporter permease → MKYFGLIRANLGRNKLRTALTGGAIMLAVVLVCLLLTMPAGLDAILNSVASNTRISVHNKGGVVYSMPFSFTRKVREVDGVAAATATMWFGGAFEEEGRVTFPNFAVEAEHVGAVYPDYNIPAEQLADFQRYRDGAIVGRQTMQKYGWKIGDRITLRSTVWPANLDLRIVGEMPRETSPLLWLNWTYLDEALKAKGMPGLGIANVIWVRASDPNRVNAIMRQIDDMSHNSEAETACETEKSYFANFFGSLKGFLTIILIVTGLVALCIVFIAANTASMGVRERSGELAVLKAIGFGRRVIFGTLFAEAVALSTVAGSLGVLLTIGLTHALKASTGWNPALGPLGSFIVTAPVVVQGIFLSLFVGMLAGLVPSFGAARKPVVQTLHEVF, encoded by the coding sequence ATGAAATACTTCGGCCTCATTCGCGCCAATCTCGGGCGCAACAAGCTGCGCACCGCGCTCACCGGCGGGGCGATCATGCTCGCAGTGGTGCTTGTGTGCTTGTTGCTCACGATGCCGGCCGGACTCGACGCGATCCTCAACAGCGTCGCCAGCAACACTCGCATTTCCGTGCACAACAAGGGTGGCGTGGTGTACTCGATGCCGTTCTCATTCACGCGCAAGGTGCGTGAAGTGGACGGCGTCGCGGCGGCCACCGCGACGATGTGGTTCGGCGGCGCCTTCGAAGAAGAAGGACGGGTGACCTTTCCGAATTTCGCCGTCGAAGCCGAGCATGTCGGCGCCGTCTACCCGGACTACAACATCCCGGCCGAGCAACTCGCCGACTTCCAACGCTACCGCGACGGCGCGATCGTCGGGCGTCAGACGATGCAGAAGTACGGCTGGAAGATCGGCGACCGCATCACGCTGCGGAGCACGGTCTGGCCGGCCAATCTCGACCTGCGCATCGTCGGTGAGATGCCGCGCGAAACCTCACCGCTGTTGTGGTTGAATTGGACCTATCTCGACGAAGCGCTCAAAGCGAAGGGGATGCCCGGTCTCGGAATCGCCAACGTGATCTGGGTGCGTGCCAGCGATCCCAACCGCGTCAACGCCATCATGCGCCAGATCGACGACATGTCGCACAACAGCGAAGCGGAGACCGCGTGCGAGACCGAGAAGAGCTACTTCGCGAACTTCTTCGGATCGCTCAAGGGCTTCCTCACCATCATCCTGATCGTCACCGGACTGGTGGCCTTGTGCATCGTGTTCATCGCCGCCAACACCGCATCGATGGGGGTGCGCGAGCGCTCCGGCGAACTCGCGGTGCTCAAAGCAATCGGCTTCGGCCGGCGCGTCATCTTCGGAACGCTATTCGCCGAAGCCGTCGCGCTGTCCACAGTGGCGGGGAGCCTCGGCGTGCTGCTCACGATCGGATTGACGCATGCGCTCAAAGCCTCGACCGGATGGAATCCGGCGCTCGGGCCGCTCGGCAGTTTCATCGTCACCGCGCCGGTGGTGGTGCAGGGGATCTTCCTGTCGCTCTTCGTCGGCATGTTGGCCGGCCTCGTCCCGTCATTCGGCGCCGCCCGCAAACCGGTGGTGCAGACGCTGCACGAGGTGTTCTGA
- a CDS encoding FecR domain-containing protein, whose protein sequence is MTRTYRISIGLLLSVAVLAVQVRTAAAQSAGGHEVATVAAVVGGAELQRAGGGDWQLMVVGSGLFTGDHVRTRATSRAKLVFQDDSVVDVGPATEMVIDKEDFNQSARQYRSALKLVTGKIRALVSEYYTTPNSRYEIETPTAVAGVRGTEFIVVYDANADYTDVVVIENEVVVEGTLGVVGGTVRVGPQMASRIQKGRFPSAPRKIDAALLQQYLEGLDIVGTGGHDSLGSAHAAVKGQLLSPTDSAAQVGKVARTATRTAGLVVNAPDQSPGAGYSKDIGTNTQPLNAFQVTPPGSVPKGGVHVGF, encoded by the coding sequence ATGACGCGGACGTACAGAATTTCGATCGGTCTGCTGCTGAGTGTCGCAGTGCTCGCGGTGCAGGTACGCACGGCCGCAGCGCAAAGCGCCGGAGGGCACGAAGTGGCGACGGTTGCTGCCGTGGTCGGCGGTGCCGAGTTGCAGCGCGCAGGTGGCGGAGACTGGCAGCTCATGGTGGTGGGGAGCGGCTTGTTTACCGGCGACCATGTCCGCACCCGCGCCACCAGCCGAGCCAAGCTGGTGTTCCAAGACGATTCAGTTGTCGATGTCGGCCCCGCCACCGAGATGGTGATCGACAAAGAAGACTTCAATCAAAGCGCGCGCCAGTATCGGTCAGCGCTCAAACTCGTGACCGGCAAGATCCGGGCGTTGGTGAGCGAGTATTACACCACACCGAACTCCCGCTACGAAATCGAGACGCCCACCGCAGTCGCCGGCGTGCGCGGCACTGAGTTCATCGTTGTGTACGATGCGAACGCGGATTACACCGACGTCGTCGTGATCGAGAACGAAGTCGTGGTCGAGGGCACCCTGGGTGTGGTTGGCGGCACTGTTCGCGTCGGCCCGCAAATGGCGAGCCGCATACAGAAGGGGCGCTTCCCTTCCGCTCCACGAAAGATCGATGCCGCGTTGCTGCAACAGTACCTCGAAGGACTCGACATCGTTGGTACCGGCGGTCACGACAGTCTCGGCAGCGCCCACGCCGCAGTGAAGGGGCAATTGCTGTCGCCAACCGACAGCGCAGCCCAAGTTGGGAAGGTCGCCCGCACTGCCACTCGAACCGCGGGCCTGGTTGTCAACGCTCCCGATCAATCACCCGGCGCCGGCTACTCGAAGGACATCGGCACCAACACCCAACCACTCAACGCGTTCCAGGTCACCCCGCCGGGCAGCGTCCCAAAGGGTGGCGTCCACGTCGGGTTCTAG
- a CDS encoding tetratricopeptide repeat protein yields the protein MTLLVIGMSLPLVAPVSANQRSQALYAKGLVPFHNGKWDDAYQLFDEAVKADPSDALALYYRGLTAARRGQPTVAIPDMEQAAKLRPRLAHLALDLGITYFDAGQFAQAKTWLDQAYATADDRLRAAFFLGMTCYRLREFDKASAYFAEAEKDPELRANAHYYAGLVALQQGQTAEGRKQMEQAAQGRAESETAKSAQQFLSGGSVRQPPAPGQPAARPWSVYGDMRLEYDSNVNLGPNNSPVSGSNTGKSDGDVALGFGGAYNLLDIDVARITASYDFYQSLFFTDSDFNLEAHQLRLQGTVPAGPVQLGLAGAYGYYLLGGDTFYQEGVVTPWVTIPEGESLSTQIYYAFRARNFILNTYNPSRDATNDAVGIRQYALLGAEDRILSVGYQFDKELVEAAFLADDVTGVRHRNSFQYNGNQFDVSVELPLADVATARFAYLLRLEDYQFPDQFAVPAYAFRRHDVENQIFASVFRDMTDYLQLGLTYIGTFNQSNISDPYQYNRNVVSVGARLHY from the coding sequence GTGACGCTCCTGGTGATCGGGATGTCGCTGCCTCTCGTCGCGCCGGTGTCGGCCAACCAGCGCTCGCAGGCGCTGTACGCGAAAGGGCTGGTGCCGTTCCACAACGGCAAGTGGGACGACGCCTACCAGTTGTTCGACGAGGCTGTGAAGGCCGATCCGAGCGATGCGCTGGCGCTGTACTATCGCGGGCTGACGGCGGCGCGCCGCGGTCAACCCACCGTGGCGATCCCCGATATGGAGCAAGCCGCGAAACTGCGTCCGCGCTTGGCTCATCTCGCGCTCGATCTCGGCATCACTTACTTCGACGCCGGCCAATTCGCCCAGGCCAAGACCTGGCTCGATCAGGCCTACGCAACCGCCGACGATCGCCTGCGCGCGGCGTTTTTCCTCGGCATGACGTGTTATCGTTTGCGCGAGTTCGACAAGGCCAGCGCGTATTTTGCCGAAGCCGAAAAGGATCCCGAGCTGCGCGCTAATGCGCACTACTATGCCGGGCTGGTCGCCCTGCAACAGGGGCAAACGGCTGAAGGCCGCAAGCAGATGGAACAGGCCGCGCAAGGCCGCGCCGAGAGCGAGACCGCCAAGTCCGCGCAGCAATTCCTGTCCGGCGGCAGCGTGCGCCAACCGCCCGCTCCGGGCCAACCGGCAGCGCGACCGTGGTCGGTCTACGGCGATATGCGCCTGGAGTACGACAGCAACGTCAACCTCGGCCCCAACAATTCCCCGGTGTCGGGCTCCAACACGGGCAAGTCGGATGGCGATGTGGCGCTCGGTTTTGGCGGCGCGTACAACCTCCTCGACATCGATGTGGCTCGCATCACCGCATCGTACGACTTCTATCAGAGCCTCTTTTTCACCGACAGTGATTTCAACCTCGAAGCCCACCAATTGCGCCTGCAGGGAACGGTCCCGGCGGGTCCGGTGCAGCTTGGGTTGGCGGGGGCGTATGGGTACTACCTACTCGGCGGCGATACGTTTTATCAGGAAGGGGTGGTGACACCGTGGGTGACCATCCCCGAAGGCGAGAGCTTGAGCACGCAGATCTACTATGCCTTCCGCGCTCGCAATTTCATCCTCAACACCTACAATCCATCTCGCGATGCCACTAATGATGCCGTCGGCATCCGCCAATACGCTCTGCTCGGCGCCGAGGACCGCATCCTCAGCGTCGGCTACCAGTTCGACAAAGAACTCGTCGAGGCGGCCTTCCTCGCAGATGATGTCACCGGCGTCCGTCACCGGAATTCGTTTCAATACAATGGCAACCAATTCGATGTCAGTGTGGAATTGCCGCTGGCCGATGTCGCAACGGCGCGGTTTGCCTACCTACTGCGGTTGGAAGACTACCAGTTCCCCGACCAGTTCGCGGTGCCCGCCTACGCCTTTCGCCGGCATGATGTTGAGAATCAGATCTTCGCGTCGGTCTTCCGCGACATGACGGACTATCTCCAGCTCGGTTTGACCTACATCGGCACGTTCAATCAATCGAACATCAGCGACCCGTACCAATACAATCGGAACGTCGTCTCGGTCGGCGCGCGGCTCCACTACTAA
- a CDS encoding ABC transporter permease has product MLPISYSFKNVAARPMRSVMSASVIALVVIACSLFLGLISSLKRTVTSSGDPLNLIVMRKGSDNDGASWLPLEAYQAIRFFDGIARDSADQPLASPELVVQPFFHTPAGGRENVLVRGVEPVALAVHSSVRIAEGRMFTPSAHEVVVGRGVAGRYIGTTLGSDLQFGHGTWKVVGILDAGGSSFESEVWVDVRELANDAKRPSPYSGLRMRAASAAELEPLMRRVDDDPRFALHAQRETEYYAKQSESANSLYVLVIGIAVLAGIGAGFGAANSMYASVQARTAEIGTLRALGFSRLAILSAFQVEAILLAAIGFALGAVLALALSALLGVLLGGVSFNAATFTTNVVSLRVTGHDLVASLVLAVVIGLAGGFGPAWRAARMRPIEALRKA; this is encoded by the coding sequence ATGCTCCCGATATCGTATAGCTTCAAGAACGTCGCCGCGCGGCCGATGCGCAGTGTGATGTCGGCGAGTGTGATCGCGCTCGTCGTGATCGCGTGCAGTCTGTTTCTCGGGCTGATCTCCAGTCTGAAGCGGACGGTGACATCGAGCGGCGATCCGCTGAATCTGATCGTGATGCGCAAAGGGTCGGACAACGACGGCGCGAGTTGGTTGCCGCTCGAGGCGTATCAAGCCATCCGCTTCTTCGACGGGATCGCGCGCGACAGCGCTGATCAGCCGCTAGCCTCGCCGGAGTTGGTGGTACAGCCGTTCTTCCACACCCCCGCCGGCGGTCGGGAGAACGTGCTCGTGCGTGGCGTCGAGCCGGTCGCTTTGGCGGTTCACAGCAGTGTTCGGATCGCCGAGGGGCGCATGTTCACGCCCAGCGCGCACGAGGTCGTAGTTGGACGCGGTGTGGCTGGCCGCTACATCGGCACGACGCTCGGCAGCGATCTCCAGTTCGGCCACGGCACTTGGAAGGTCGTCGGGATTCTCGATGCCGGCGGCTCGTCATTCGAGAGCGAGGTGTGGGTCGACGTGCGCGAATTGGCCAACGATGCCAAGCGACCATCGCCGTATTCCGGTCTGCGCATGCGGGCGGCCTCGGCAGCCGAGCTGGAACCCTTGATGCGCCGGGTCGATGATGATCCGCGTTTTGCGCTCCACGCGCAGCGCGAGACAGAGTACTACGCCAAGCAGTCGGAGTCGGCGAACTCGCTCTACGTTTTGGTGATCGGCATCGCCGTGCTCGCCGGCATCGGCGCCGGATTCGGCGCTGCGAACTCGATGTACGCATCGGTGCAAGCGCGCACCGCCGAGATCGGCACGCTGCGCGCGCTGGGTTTTTCGCGGCTGGCGATTCTTTCCGCGTTTCAAGTGGAGGCGATCCTGCTGGCGGCGATCGGATTCGCGCTCGGCGCGGTGCTCGCACTCGCGCTCTCGGCCCTCCTCGGGGTCCTGCTCGGCGGCGTGTCGTTCAACGCGGCGACGTTCACCACCAACGTCGTCAGTCTGCGCGTCACCGGCCACGACCTGGTCGCCTCACTGGTGCTCGCGGTCGTGATCGGCCTCGCCGGCGGCTTCGGTCCGGCGTGGCGCGCCGCGCGCATGCGACCGATCGAAGCGCTGCGCAAAGCGTGA
- a CDS encoding pre-peptidase C-terminal domain-containing protein, which produces MRTAQLRPSLIYGLILFALGVVFATHARAQFLAGDVNGDGHVSLDDLADLPSELFDGDGDDVADVASGEFPGAAGADANQDGLITAADFSQVVVLQPGLTPAVPTVTPTRPSPTLTRTPTTTPTPNLTPATATATPTATACVPQNIGVGTVGGALGPGDCTSGSSEHFIDAYSVAAHPGTALKIDVTSTSFLPRILLRDAGGYFGSYTGPLPVELLVTTNRPYEFTVTSGTVGQPTGSYTLTVSTRMCQPTPRSVTPSSTGTRVNATLRETDCPDPAVPSSPAHRFTFTALAGSALSVRMSTAAIDQDVPDPVITIYGPPPTADSFTGIELASDDESGGPVDNGTTDALLSFYAVESGTYTVVASGGVGKYSATFSLPSCTPIPVTVSNQLMTVTGTLTADSCPAPFPLPNASKGDPNSRAAVYTIAADAGDVIAAEMLSVDFDAQLYLLGPDHTVVASDDDGSENDITDAQLAFTVPQAGIYTVVAASNDASITQEGSTGKYSLALQKCPASPLSLDTVTSDSFSRTLDCRGTKGVFVNSYKFTNNNPSQFVFATMVADPSSDIDSVLALTTPSGQVLVNDNDPFVADFTSDARIARVLPLAGTYFLTASSFQDGGPVEGGYAVSVARCRTIAAAAGTVHGEFRDDDCELASLGDEPGVKLNVFTMATNANQSISIVPPDGACGLVATADGLQGPGPACSPDFLAMPLASAGTTAVIVSASDPTVRGPYEFELRTCPASGIIGFASSTVGFISGGDCHDASGLPGDFYLFRAPSSLIAFNGDVTAHVMSSFSDSSLVVDNTGLSSVANELVENPEDLLPIGSDLVFGLTVRPARADTTGSYALHVNIAHLHQ; this is translated from the coding sequence TTGCGCACTGCTCAGCTGCGGCCCAGCCTAATCTACGGCCTCATCTTGTTCGCGCTCGGTGTCGTGTTCGCCACGCATGCGCGCGCCCAATTTCTTGCCGGCGACGTCAACGGAGATGGCCACGTCTCGCTGGATGACCTGGCCGATCTCCCATCGGAGTTGTTCGATGGAGACGGTGATGATGTAGCGGATGTCGCGAGCGGAGAGTTTCCGGGCGCCGCCGGCGCCGATGCGAATCAGGACGGGCTGATCACCGCCGCCGATTTTTCGCAGGTGGTCGTGTTGCAGCCCGGCTTGACGCCGGCCGTACCGACCGTGACGCCTACCCGTCCATCGCCAACTCTGACACGAACGCCGACCACCACGCCGACGCCGAACCTGACACCCGCCACGGCGACCGCGACCCCAACGGCTACCGCGTGCGTGCCGCAGAACATCGGCGTCGGTACCGTCGGTGGTGCACTCGGTCCCGGCGATTGCACGAGCGGCTCAAGCGAGCACTTCATCGACGCGTACAGCGTCGCGGCGCACCCCGGGACTGCCTTGAAGATCGACGTCACTTCAACGAGTTTTTTACCGAGGATCTTGTTGCGCGACGCCGGGGGATACTTCGGATCGTATACTGGTCCACTTCCGGTCGAGTTATTGGTAACGACCAACCGGCCCTATGAATTCACGGTCACCAGCGGCACGGTGGGTCAGCCGACCGGAAGCTATACGCTGACTGTGAGCACCCGCATGTGCCAACCGACGCCGCGCAGCGTCACGCCCTCGAGTACCGGTACTCGCGTCAATGCAACCTTGCGCGAAACTGACTGTCCGGACCCTGCCGTGCCCTCGTCTCCTGCGCATCGGTTTACGTTTACGGCGTTGGCGGGGTCGGCGCTCTCGGTGCGGATGAGCACGGCGGCCATAGACCAAGACGTGCCCGACCCGGTCATCACGATCTATGGCCCGCCGCCGACCGCCGACAGCTTCACCGGGATCGAACTCGCCTCGGATGATGAGAGTGGCGGCCCGGTGGACAACGGCACCACCGATGCGTTGCTGTCCTTCTACGCCGTTGAGAGCGGGACCTATACCGTCGTTGCCAGCGGCGGTGTTGGGAAGTACAGCGCCACATTCTCGCTCCCGTCTTGCACCCCGATTCCGGTTACGGTGTCGAATCAGTTGATGACGGTTACCGGCACACTGACGGCCGATTCTTGTCCGGCGCCATTTCCCTTGCCCAATGCTTCGAAGGGCGATCCCAACAGCCGCGCGGCCGTGTACACGATTGCGGCCGACGCCGGGGATGTGATCGCGGCCGAGATGCTGTCGGTCGATTTCGATGCCCAGTTGTACTTGCTGGGCCCCGACCACACGGTGGTGGCAAGTGACGACGATGGCTCGGAGAACGACATCACCGATGCGCAACTCGCGTTCACCGTCCCCCAGGCCGGCATCTACACGGTGGTCGCCGCCAGCAACGATGCGTCGATCACGCAAGAGGGATCGACCGGCAAATACAGTCTGGCCCTGCAGAAGTGTCCTGCCAGCCCGCTCTCGCTCGATACCGTAACCTCCGACAGTTTCAGTCGGACACTCGACTGTCGTGGCACCAAGGGGGTCTTCGTCAACAGCTATAAATTTACCAACAACAATCCGTCACAGTTTGTCTTCGCGACAATGGTGGCGGACCCATCGTCCGATATCGACTCGGTGTTGGCGCTGACGACGCCGAGCGGACAGGTGTTGGTCAATGACAACGATCCGTTTGTGGCGGACTTCACGTCGGATGCGCGCATCGCTCGCGTGCTCCCGCTGGCGGGCACCTACTTTCTGACCGCCTCCTCATTTCAAGATGGGGGTCCGGTCGAAGGCGGCTACGCCGTCTCCGTCGCGCGGTGCCGCACCATCGCGGCCGCGGCAGGCACGGTACACGGCGAGTTTCGCGATGACGACTGTGAACTGGCCTCGCTTGGAGACGAGCCGGGTGTGAAGTTGAACGTCTTTACGATGGCGACAAACGCGAACCAGTCAATCTCCATTGTTCCGCCTGACGGAGCGTGTGGGTTGGTGGCCACTGCCGACGGCCTGCAGGGGCCAGGGCCAGCATGCTCACCTGACTTCTTGGCGATGCCGCTCGCCAGCGCCGGCACCACGGCGGTGATTGTCAGCGCGTCCGATCCGACCGTGCGCGGCCCGTACGAGTTCGAGCTGCGCACCTGCCCGGCCAGCGGGATAATCGGCTTCGCCTCCTCAACCGTCGGATTCATTAGCGGCGGCGACTGTCACGACGCCAGCGGCCTGCCGGGTGACTTCTATTTGTTCCGCGCGCCGTCATCCTTGATTGCCTTCAACGGCGACGTCACCGCACACGTGATGAGCTCGTTCAGTGACAGTTCGTTGGTGGTCGACAACACCGGCCTTTCCAGCGTGGCGAATGAGTTGGTGGAGAATCCCGAAGATCTATTGCCGATTGGCTCCGATCTCGTCTTTGGCCTCACGGTACGGCCGGCGCGCGCCGATACCACCGGCAGCTACGCCTTGCACGTCAATATCGCCCATTTGCACCAATAG
- a CDS encoding DUF1295 domain-containing protein, whose product MTFTVFSVTFAAVVLLMLLVWLLSLIRRDASIVDIFWGLGFTLIANVAFVAGSGYPPRKLLITTLTSLWGLRLAGYLLWRNWGHEEDYRYQAMRRQHGGRFWFVSLYLVFGLQGALMWVVSLPVQVAQASALPAHLTVLDAVGAALWAIGLGFEAIGDFQLARFKADPNHRGKVMDRGLWRYSRHPNYFGDAMVWWGLFCIALATPGGIWTAVGPAVMTFFLMRVSGVALLERKLKKTRPEYADYVQRTSAFVPWFRKGS is encoded by the coding sequence ATGACCTTCACCGTTTTCTCCGTGACTTTCGCTGCCGTCGTGCTGCTGATGTTGTTAGTGTGGCTCCTCAGTCTCATCCGACGCGACGCCAGCATCGTCGATATTTTCTGGGGCCTTGGCTTCACCCTCATCGCCAACGTCGCCTTCGTCGCCGGCAGCGGATATCCGCCGCGCAAACTCTTGATCACCACACTCACCAGCCTGTGGGGCTTGCGGCTGGCGGGCTATCTCCTGTGGCGCAATTGGGGCCACGAGGAAGATTATCGCTATCAAGCCATGCGGCGACAACACGGTGGACGCTTCTGGTTCGTCAGCCTCTATCTTGTCTTCGGTTTGCAGGGCGCGTTGATGTGGGTCGTGTCGCTGCCGGTGCAAGTGGCGCAGGCAAGCGCCCTGCCCGCTCATCTCACCGTTCTCGATGCTGTCGGCGCGGCGCTATGGGCCATCGGTCTAGGCTTCGAAGCGATCGGCGACTTCCAGTTGGCGCGCTTCAAAGCCGATCCGAACCATAGGGGCAAAGTGATGGATCGTGGCCTGTGGCGCTACTCGCGCCATCCAAACTACTTCGGCGACGCGATGGTGTGGTGGGGTTTGTTCTGCATCGCGCTCGCGACGCCTGGCGGAATCTGGACCGCAGTCGGTCCAGCGGTGATGACGTTCTTCCTGATGCGCGTCTCGGGCGTGGCGTTGCTCGAACGCAAACTGAAGAAGACGCGGCCGGAGTATGCCGACTACGTGCAGCGCACCAGCGCGTTCGTGCCGTGGTTCCGGAAGGGTTCGTAG